GGTTGATCATGTGCTCGATATCAGCCTGGTCGTCTGTGTCCGCTACGAATAGATTGACGCCATTGATGCCAATTACGCCGTTGGTGAATGCAATCGCTCTGATTTGCTCATCTGTCAGATTGCGCATGGAGCTCGCTAATGTCCGGCAGTTAGAATGAGAAGCGATGATGGGTTTACGCGCTACCTCGATCAGATCCCAGAAGCCTTCGTCATTCAGATGGCTGACATCAATGATGATGCCCATTGCTTCTGCCTCTTCGACGACGCGGATGCCGAACTCCGTGAGCCCTCCCTTGCGCCCTTCCCGTACCGGACTAAAATGACTGCCATCTCCAACGAAGTTTCTCCTGCTCCACACGAGACCCAGAAGGCGTACGCCCAGCTCGTAAAAAACACGGAGCATACTCAGATCATTATATAACGGTTCCGCGCCTTCCAGAGAGAGCACAAAACCAATTTTCCCCTGTCGTTTCGCTGTCTCGATGTCGCTCACACTTTTGCAAACCATGATTTTATCAGGCGATTCATCTGCCTCTGCGTGCAACGCGCTGATTTGTTGCAGTGCTTTTCTCAAGCCCATCTCCGGCAGGAATTTGTTGTCGATATAAATCGCTGCGACAACTGTATGCACCCCACCCGCGACCAAATCAGGCAAATAATCCGTTTCAATCACTTTTCGTCTGCCAAACTCGCGCTGAATGGCAACATCCAGCAAAAGGTCAAAATGCCCGTCGATTCCATGTGTCATGCCTCATGCTCCCCCTGTTATTTCAGGTTTTCTGGGTTAAGTGGTTCAAGCTCCGGTAAAAGAAAGCGTCCGTCTCTGCGAATCAAGTGGTCATCGAACCAAATCTCACCGCCACCGTACTCCGGTCGTTGAATCATGACCATGTCCCAATGGATGTTTGACATGTTGCCATTGGATGCCTCGTCATAGCATCGGCCCGGGGTAAAGTGGAAGCTGCCGTCGATTTTTTCATCGAATAAAATATCCTGCATAGGCTCCCGGATGAACGGGTTGACCCCCAAAGCAAACTCCCCAATGTACCGGGCACCTTCATCCGTATCCAGAATTTTGTTCAAGCGCTCCGTGTCATTGGCTGTGGCATGAACGATCTTCCCGTCCACGAACTCCAACCGCGCCTTTTCAAAGGTAAAGCCTTGATAAGGCGAAGGCGTGTTAAACGATAGGACACCGTTCACCGAATCGCGAATAGGGGCCGTGAACACTTCACCGTCTGGTATGTTATATTGCCCCGGACACGGGATCGCTGGAATGCCTTTGATGGAGAAGGTCAGCTCTGTGCCAGGTCCCGTGATTTTCACGCGGTCAGTTCGCTCCATCAGTTCCTTGAGCGGCTGCATGGCTTTTGCCATTTTGGCATAATCCATTGTGCAGACATCAAAGTAAAACTGTTCGAACGCTTCTGTACTCTTATTCGCCAGCTGCGCCATGGAAGGCGTCGGATAACGGAGATAGACCCATTTCTTTTTGAGACGCACGATACTTACTTCTTTGGAAAAGGATGTAGCCAGCTTCATCTGCTCACCCGGGACATCAGACATTTCGTTGATGTTCAGCCCACCCTCGATGATGATGCACGCTTGCATTTTTTCCATTCGTTCTTTGTCCATCTCTGCCTCTAGACGGAATTGCTCCTCTGTTCCCGCTAACAATAACTGACGGCTAATCGAGGATTCACGCAGGTTCACAAAGGAATGTCCGCCTGCTCGCGAAACTGCTTTGACAAGCTCCTTTATCAGAGCAGCGTCCACCTCCATCGCATCGATCAGCACGTTATCTCCCGGCTGCACATTTGTAGAGTAATTTACCAGCACATTCGCCAGCTTCGTAAGACGTGGGTCCAACATCTATCTATCACTCCTGTTCCCTTATTTTTCATAGAGATGACACGCAACGAGTCTGCCGTCTGCTTCTGTTAATAGAGGGGCTTCTGTTTTGCACACGTCCATGCATGCCCAACAACGCGGATGAAACTTGCAGCCCTTCGGTGGATTGGATGGAGACGGAAGATCCCCTGTTAACATGATCCGTTCTTTTTTCTCGTCAGGATCTGTGATAGGAATAGCGGAGAGAAGCGACTGTGTGTAGGGATGCATCGGACGTTGAAACAGCTCTTCTTTTTTCGCTAGCTCAATCACTTCTCCCAAGTACATCACCGCTACCCGATCGGCGATATGCTCGACGACACTCAAATCATGCGAGATAAAAAGATACGTGAGCGAAAACTGCTCCTGCAAATCCTGAAGCAAATTGAGAATTTGCGATTGGATCGATACATCGAGAGCGGATACAGGCTCGTCAGCGATGATGAGCTTTGGCCTGAGCATCAAGGCGCGAGCGATTCCGATTCTTTGCCTTTGTCCTCCGGAAAACTCATGGGCATATCGCGACAAATGACTTTTGTTCAAACCGACGATCTCCAGCGTCTCCTCGATCATGGCTGTTCGCTCGCGTTTTTGAATACCATGGGCAATCAATGGCTCTGACAAAATGTGTTGGATCGTCAGCTTTGGATTGAGGGTATCAAATGGATTTTGAAACACCATTTGCATATCACGCCGCAGCTTTTTCATGTCTGGCTTCTGTAAGCTACGGATATTTTGACCTTCGAACACAATCTCGCCGTCTGTCGGCTCGATCAAACGCAAAATACATCTGCCCAGTGTTGACTTGCCACATCCCGACTCTCCCACGATTCCCAACGTTTCACCTGCGTTGACAGTCATGTTCACTCCATGAACGGCATGCACGTAACTCGGCGGCTGAAACCACCCTTTGCGGACAAGGAACTTCTTATTCAGGTTCTTCACTTGCAAAAGAGGCGTCTTCATCCATTCACCGCCGTGCTCTCCCTGTTCTCTCGATACAGCCAACAGCGGCATTCCGACTGCTGATCCACATCCAGTAACGGGGGATTTTGTTCCAAACAAATAGGCATCACCTTCTCGCATCGCGGAGCAAAACGACATCCTTTTGGGTAATGATCAGGGGTCGGCACACTTCCCGCGATACTATGCAATCTCTTCAGGCCTTTGGCGTTATGTGGCGTTGATTTGATCAAGCCCACGGTGTAAGGATGCTTGGGGCTGCGCAGCAGTGTGCGAACATCAGCGGCTTCAATGACCTGCCCGGCATACATCACGAGTACCCGGTCGCATGTCTCGGCGACGACGCCCAAATCATGCGTGATCATGATGAGCGACATGCCCAGCTCTCTTTGGATTTTTTTCATGACATCCAATATTTGCGCCTGGATCGTTACGTCTAGTGCAGTCGTCGGTTCGTCCGCTATCAGCAGCTTTGGATGGCAGGCAATCGCCATCGCGATCATCACGCGCTGTCGCATCCCCCCTGACAGACGATGCGGGTACTCGTGATAGATTTCATTGGCACGTGAAATGCCTACCTGCGTCAACAGCTCGACCACTCTTTGTCTCGATTGGGCTCGGTTCATGCCCTCATGCTTTTCCAGTCCTTCGCTCAATTGCTTGCCGATAGTCAGTACGGGATTCAGCGAAGTCATCGGCTCCTGAAAGATCATGGCGATCTCTTTTCCTCTGATCTTCTGCATCTCTTTTTCGCTATAGCGCAAGAGATCGGCTCCGTCCAGTTGAATACGGCCTTCAATGCTTCCGTTTTTACTGAGCAAGCGCATCATGGATAGGGAGGCAACGCTTTTTCCACATCCTGATTCTCCGACGATCCCGACCGATTCACCTTTTTTGACCTGCAAACAAAGATTGTCCACTACTTTGAAAGCCCTTTCATTTTTTGAAAACGTGGTAGTCAATCCTGTCACTTCCAACATGTTTGTCACGTTACTCACTCCTTTTTCGGGAACGGAAGCTCGTCAACTATGCTTTGGGATCAAAGATATCGCGCAAAGCATCCCCCAGCAAATACACCGTAAAAACGACTGCCGTAATCGCA
The window above is part of the Brevibacillus brevis NBRC 100599 genome. Proteins encoded here:
- a CDS encoding dipeptidase; this encodes MTHGIDGHFDLLLDVAIQREFGRRKVIETDYLPDLVAGGVHTVVAAIYIDNKFLPEMGLRKALQQISALHAEADESPDKIMVCKSVSDIETAKRQGKIGFVLSLEGAEPLYNDLSMLRVFYELGVRLLGLVWSRRNFVGDGSHFSPVREGRKGGLTEFGIRVVEEAEAMGIIIDVSHLNDEGFWDLIEVARKPIIASHSNCRTLASSMRNLTDEQIRAIAFTNGVIGINGVNLFVADTDDQADIEHMINHVDHIVKLVGVEHVGLGLDIIEPFMKYDSPNMFIQAGRKDFDVVKGHTKVPELVRALAKRGYKDEAIERILGKNFIRVFKDVWKSKRDEEVEH
- a CDS encoding aminopeptidase: MLDPRLTKLANVLVNYSTNVQPGDNVLIDAMEVDAALIKELVKAVSRAGGHSFVNLRESSISRQLLLAGTEEQFRLEAEMDKERMEKMQACIIIEGGLNINEMSDVPGEQMKLATSFSKEVSIVRLKKKWVYLRYPTPSMAQLANKSTEAFEQFYFDVCTMDYAKMAKAMQPLKELMERTDRVKITGPGTELTFSIKGIPAIPCPGQYNIPDGEVFTAPIRDSVNGVLSFNTPSPYQGFTFEKARLEFVDGKIVHATANDTERLNKILDTDEGARYIGEFALGVNPFIREPMQDILFDEKIDGSFHFTPGRCYDEASNGNMSNIHWDMVMIQRPEYGGGEIWFDDHLIRRDGRFLLPELEPLNPENLK
- a CDS encoding ABC transporter ATP-binding protein, whose product is MKTPLLQVKNLNKKFLVRKGWFQPPSYVHAVHGVNMTVNAGETLGIVGESGCGKSTLGRCILRLIEPTDGEIVFEGQNIRSLQKPDMKKLRRDMQMVFQNPFDTLNPKLTIQHILSEPLIAHGIQKRERTAMIEETLEIVGLNKSHLSRYAHEFSGGQRQRIGIARALMLRPKLIIADEPVSALDVSIQSQILNLLQDLQEQFSLTYLFISHDLSVVEHIADRVAVMYLGEVIELAKKEELFQRPMHPYTQSLLSAIPITDPDEKKERIMLTGDLPSPSNPPKGCKFHPRCWACMDVCKTEAPLLTEADGRLVACHLYEK
- a CDS encoding ABC transporter ATP-binding protein, producing MTNMLEVTGLTTTFSKNERAFKVVDNLCLQVKKGESVGIVGESGCGKSVASLSMMRLLSKNGSIEGRIQLDGADLLRYSEKEMQKIRGKEIAMIFQEPMTSLNPVLTIGKQLSEGLEKHEGMNRAQSRQRVVELLTQVGISRANEIYHEYPHRLSGGMRQRVMIAMAIACHPKLLIADEPTTALDVTIQAQILDVMKKIQRELGMSLIMITHDLGVVAETCDRVLVMYAGQVIEAADVRTLLRSPKHPYTVGLIKSTPHNAKGLKRLHSIAGSVPTPDHYPKGCRFAPRCEKVMPICLEQNPPLLDVDQQSECRCWLYRENRESTAVNG